A window of Ictidomys tridecemlineatus isolate mIctTri1 chromosome 15, mIctTri1.hap1, whole genome shotgun sequence contains these coding sequences:
- the Znf304 gene encoding zinc finger protein 304 isoform X1: MDAAQGCVTFEDVFVYFSWEEWELLEEAQKFLYRDVMLENFALVATLGCWCDADNEKALFEQSISVERQLEIRHPESDLFIQKAYPCFMSVPLLKDILHLGEHQGSCPVEKLHMCGPCERGFLFSEKFYQHQKLQSIENPFRGDDGRTSFMKTCTLYTPGTLFSCREEGINLPDSFGFFQHQPKHSGLCPYKRTEYMKPLSQSSSLGKHQGDHDQQMVHNWRDNQKTFLDTFTFFDKQITQTEGRPLRCLPYGDVFKDKSILFNRRKTYSGETSFVCKECGKAFVHLSHLKMHQKFHTEKQHYTCSECGKTFSRKDTLVQHQRVHTGERPFQCSECGKAFSRKDTLVQHQRFHTGEKPYECSECGKFFSQSSHLIEHWRIHTGARPYECTECGKFFGHKSSLIKHQRVHTGAKSYVCSKCGKAFSCKDTLIQHQIIHTGARPYECSQCGKAFSRKDTLVKHQKIHTGERPYECGECGKFFRHSSNLIVHQRIHTGAKPYECSECGKCFSHNSSLILHQRVHTGARPYVCNECGKAYISSSHLVQHKKVHTGARPYECSECGKFFSRNSSLILHQRVHTGEKPYVCSECGKAYSRSSHLVRHQKVHIGERPYVQQFW, encoded by the exons ATGGACGCGGCGCAG GGTTGTGTGACCTTCGAGGATGTATTTGTATACTTCTCCTGGGAGGAGTGGGAACTCCTTGAAGAGGCTCAGAAATTCCTGTATCGTGATGTGATGTTGGAGAATTTTGCACTGGTGGCCACACTTG GTTGTTGGTGTGATGCAGATAATGAGAAGGCACTTTTTGAGCAGAGCATTTCAGTAGAAAGACAGTTGGAGATAAGACATCCTGAGTCAGATCTCTTCATCCAGAAAGCCTACCCATGTTTTATGAGTGTCCCACTCTTGAAAGACATTTTGCACCTGGGTGAACACCAGGGATCATGCCCTGTGGAAAAACTGCACATGTGTGGGCCATGTGAGAGAGGATTCTTGTTTAGTGAAAAATTTTACCAGCACCAGAAGCTACAGTCTATAGAGAATCCTTTCCGAGGGGATGATGGAAGGACATCATTTATGAAGACCTGTACACTCTACACACCAGGGACACTCTTTTCATGCAGGGAAGAAGGGATAAACTTGCCAGATAGCTTTGGCTTCTTTCAGCACCAGCCCAAGCACAGTGGATTGTGTCCATACAAAAGGACTGAGTACATGAAGCCTCTCTCACAGAGTTCCAGTCTCGGGAAACACCAAGGAGACCATGATCAACAGATGGTTCACAATTGGAGAGACAATCAAAAAACCTTCCTGGACACCTTCACTTTTTTTGACAAACAGATAACTCAGACTGAGGGGAGACCCTTGAGATGCCTACCATATGGAGATGTATTCAAGGACAAGTCAATTCTTTTTAATCGCAGAAAAACTTACAGTGGAGAAACATCTTTTGTgtgtaaagaatgtggaaaagcctttgttcACTTGTCCCACCTAAAAATGCACCAGAAATTTCACACTGAAAAACAGCATTACACATGCAGTGAATGTGGGAAAACCTTTAGCCGCAAAGACACACTTGTTCAGCACCAGAGAGTCCACACTGGAGAAAGACCTTTTCAGTGcagtgaatgtgggaaagctttcagTCGTAAAGACACACTTGTTCAGCACCAGAGatttcatactggagaaaagccttacGAGTGCAGTGAATGTGGGAAATTCTTTAGTCAAAGCTCTCACCTTATTGAGCACTGGAGAATTCATACTGGGGCAAGGCCATATGAATGCACTGAATGTGGGAAATTCTTTGGCCATAAATCCAGCCTCATTAAACATCAGAGAGTTCACACAGGAGCAAAGTCTTATGTGTGCAGCaaatgtggcaaagccttcagcTGCAAAGATACACTTATTCAGCACCAGATAATTCACACTGGAGCAAGACCTTATGAGTGTAgtcagtgtgggaaagccttcagccGTAAAGACACACTTGTGAAGCATCAGAAAATCCACACTGGAGAAAGACCTTATGAGTGTGGAGAATGTGGGAAATTCTTTAGACATAGCTCCAATCTCATTGtacaccagagaattcacactggagcaAAGCCTTATGAGTGCAGTGAATGTGGAAAATGCTTTAGCCACAATTCCAGCCTCATTCTACATCAGCGAGTTCATACTGGAGCAAGGCCTTATGTGTGTAATGAATGTGGGAAGGCCTACATTAGTAGCTCTCACCTTGTTCAACACAAGAAAGTTCACACTGGAGCAAGACCTTATGAATGTAGTGAATGTGGGAAATTTTTTAGCCGTAACTCTAGCCTCATTCTCCACCAGAgagttcacactggagaaaagccttatGTCTGCAGTGAATGTGGGAAAGCGTATAGCAGAAGCTCCCATCTTGTGAGACACCAGAAAGTTCACATTGGGGAAAGGCCCTATGTGCAACAGTTTTGGTGA
- the LOC101977433 gene encoding uncharacterized protein LOC101977433 isoform X2 encodes MDAAQGPLAMAEMNPAQGRVVFEDVAIYFSQEEWGHLDEAQRFLYCEVMLENLTLLSSLGCWYGAEAEKAAPEQGVSVGAPQVRTPKPGSSTQNAQPSETCDPLLKDILHLAEQNRTQTERKIHICESEPYQPQKQIEKNLSRRDNWKFSFLKNHGVHMAERALTCREEWKELPATSRLLQHQVSHCGWKPDRETEGKEALQSGLSDYVCSQCGKAFRYKHSMLEHHKSHRGERPYECSKCGKFFRYNANFVKHQRIHSGERTYECRECGKSFMYNYRLMRHKRVHTGERPYECDICGKFFRYSSTFFRHQRVHTGERPYECSECGKFFMDSSTLIKHQRVHTGERPYKCSECGKFFRYNSTLIRHQRLHTGERPYECSICGEFFRYNSNLIKHWRNHTGERPYKCSECGKSFRYHCRLIRHQRVHTGERPYECSQCGKFFRYNSNLIKHWRNHTGERPYECSECGKAFSHKHILVEHQKIHTGERPYECSECQKAFIRKSHLVHHQKIHSEERLVCPVGVGLSLSTAPALLNIRNFTMKKIYH; translated from the exons ATGGACGCGGCGCAG GGTCCCCTGGCAATGGCAGAAATGAACCCTGCACAG GGTCGTGTGGTCTTTGAGGACGTGGCCATATATTTCTCCCAGGAAGAGTGGGGGCACCTTGATGAGGCTCAGAGATTCCTGTACTGTGAGGTGATGCTGGAGAATTTGACACTTTTGTCCTCACTAG GTTGTTGGTATGGAGCCGAGGCTGAGAAGGCAGCTCCTGAGCAAGGTGTTTCTGTAGGAGCACCACAGGTCAGGACTCCAAAGCCAGGTTCATCCACCCAGAATGCCCAGCCTAGTGAGACATGTGACCCGCTCTTGAAAGATATTCTGCACCTGGCTGAACAAAATAGAACACAAACTGAACGAAAGATACATATTTGTGAGTCAGAGCCTTACCAGCCCCAAAAGCAGATTGAAAAGAATCTTTCCAGAAGGGACAattggaaattttcatttttgaagaacCACGGAGTTCACATGGCAGAGAGGGCCCTCACATGCAGGGAAGAGTGGAAAGAATTGCCAGCCACCTCACGCCTTCTCCAGCACCAAGTCTCTCACTGTGGGTGGAAGccagacagggaaactgagggcAAGGAAGCCCTTCAGAGTGGACTCAGTGATTACGTATGCAgtcaatgtgggaaagccttcagatACAAACATTCAATGCTTGAGCACCACAAAAGCCACAGAGGAGAAAGGCCTTATGAGTGCAGCAAATGTGGGAAATTCTTTAGGTACAATGCCAACTTTGTAAAACATCAGAGGATTCACAGTGGAGAAAGGACTTACGAATGTAGAGAGTGTGGAAAATCCTTTATGTACAACTATAGACTCATGAGACATAAGAGGGTTCACACTGGAGAAAGGCCTTATGAGTGTGACATTTGTGGGAAATTCTTTAGGTACAGTTCCACATTTTTTAGACATCAAAGAGTTCACACTGGAGAAAGGCCTTATGAATGCAGTGAATGTGGGAAATTCTTTATGGACAGCTCCACACTCATTAAACACCAGAGAGTTCACACTGGGGAAAGGCCTTACAAGTGCAGTGAATGTGGGAAATTCTTTAGGTACAACTCCACACTCATTAGACATCAGAGACTTCACACTGGAGAAAGGCCTTATGAGTGTAGCATATGTGGGGAATTCTTTAGGTACAACTCTAACCTCATTAAACATTGGAGAAATCACACTGGAGAAAGGCCTTATAAGTGCAGTGAATGTGGGAAATCCTTTAGGTACCACTGCAGACTCATTAGACACCAGAGAGTTCACACTGGAGAAAGGCCTTACGAGTGCAGTCAATGTGGAAAATTCTTTAGGTACAACTCCAACCTCATTAAACATTGGAGAAATCATACTGGAGAAAGGCCTTACGAATGcagtgaatgtgggaaagcctttagcCACAAACATATACTTGTTGAGCACCAGAAAATCCACACTGGAGAAAGACCTTATGAATGCAGTGAGTGCCAGAAGGCCTTCATTAGGAAATCCCATCTGGTTCACCACCAGAAAATCCACAGTGAAGAGAGGCTTGTCTGTCCTGTAGGTGTGGGTCTTTCTTTAAGTACAGCTCCAGCTttattaaacattagaaatttcACAATGAAGAAAATTTACCATTGA
- the Znf304 gene encoding zinc finger protein 304 isoform X2, with product MSVPLLKDILHLGEHQGSCPVEKLHMCGPCERGFLFSEKFYQHQKLQSIENPFRGDDGRTSFMKTCTLYTPGTLFSCREEGINLPDSFGFFQHQPKHSGLCPYKRTEYMKPLSQSSSLGKHQGDHDQQMVHNWRDNQKTFLDTFTFFDKQITQTEGRPLRCLPYGDVFKDKSILFNRRKTYSGETSFVCKECGKAFVHLSHLKMHQKFHTEKQHYTCSECGKTFSRKDTLVQHQRVHTGERPFQCSECGKAFSRKDTLVQHQRFHTGEKPYECSECGKFFSQSSHLIEHWRIHTGARPYECTECGKFFGHKSSLIKHQRVHTGAKSYVCSKCGKAFSCKDTLIQHQIIHTGARPYECSQCGKAFSRKDTLVKHQKIHTGERPYECGECGKFFRHSSNLIVHQRIHTGAKPYECSECGKCFSHNSSLILHQRVHTGARPYVCNECGKAYISSSHLVQHKKVHTGARPYECSECGKFFSRNSSLILHQRVHTGEKPYVCSECGKAYSRSSHLVRHQKVHIGERPYVQQFW from the coding sequence ATGAGTGTCCCACTCTTGAAAGACATTTTGCACCTGGGTGAACACCAGGGATCATGCCCTGTGGAAAAACTGCACATGTGTGGGCCATGTGAGAGAGGATTCTTGTTTAGTGAAAAATTTTACCAGCACCAGAAGCTACAGTCTATAGAGAATCCTTTCCGAGGGGATGATGGAAGGACATCATTTATGAAGACCTGTACACTCTACACACCAGGGACACTCTTTTCATGCAGGGAAGAAGGGATAAACTTGCCAGATAGCTTTGGCTTCTTTCAGCACCAGCCCAAGCACAGTGGATTGTGTCCATACAAAAGGACTGAGTACATGAAGCCTCTCTCACAGAGTTCCAGTCTCGGGAAACACCAAGGAGACCATGATCAACAGATGGTTCACAATTGGAGAGACAATCAAAAAACCTTCCTGGACACCTTCACTTTTTTTGACAAACAGATAACTCAGACTGAGGGGAGACCCTTGAGATGCCTACCATATGGAGATGTATTCAAGGACAAGTCAATTCTTTTTAATCGCAGAAAAACTTACAGTGGAGAAACATCTTTTGTgtgtaaagaatgtggaaaagcctttgttcACTTGTCCCACCTAAAAATGCACCAGAAATTTCACACTGAAAAACAGCATTACACATGCAGTGAATGTGGGAAAACCTTTAGCCGCAAAGACACACTTGTTCAGCACCAGAGAGTCCACACTGGAGAAAGACCTTTTCAGTGcagtgaatgtgggaaagctttcagTCGTAAAGACACACTTGTTCAGCACCAGAGatttcatactggagaaaagccttacGAGTGCAGTGAATGTGGGAAATTCTTTAGTCAAAGCTCTCACCTTATTGAGCACTGGAGAATTCATACTGGGGCAAGGCCATATGAATGCACTGAATGTGGGAAATTCTTTGGCCATAAATCCAGCCTCATTAAACATCAGAGAGTTCACACAGGAGCAAAGTCTTATGTGTGCAGCaaatgtggcaaagccttcagcTGCAAAGATACACTTATTCAGCACCAGATAATTCACACTGGAGCAAGACCTTATGAGTGTAgtcagtgtgggaaagccttcagccGTAAAGACACACTTGTGAAGCATCAGAAAATCCACACTGGAGAAAGACCTTATGAGTGTGGAGAATGTGGGAAATTCTTTAGACATAGCTCCAATCTCATTGtacaccagagaattcacactggagcaAAGCCTTATGAGTGCAGTGAATGTGGAAAATGCTTTAGCCACAATTCCAGCCTCATTCTACATCAGCGAGTTCATACTGGAGCAAGGCCTTATGTGTGTAATGAATGTGGGAAGGCCTACATTAGTAGCTCTCACCTTGTTCAACACAAGAAAGTTCACACTGGAGCAAGACCTTATGAATGTAGTGAATGTGGGAAATTTTTTAGCCGTAACTCTAGCCTCATTCTCCACCAGAgagttcacactggagaaaagccttatGTCTGCAGTGAATGTGGGAAAGCGTATAGCAGAAGCTCCCATCTTGTGAGACACCAGAAAGTTCACATTGGGGAAAGGCCCTATGTGCAACAGTTTTGGTGA
- the LOC101977433 gene encoding uncharacterized protein LOC101977433 isoform X1, whose amino-acid sequence MTSLFPQGPLAMAEMNPAQGRVVFEDVAIYFSQEEWGHLDEAQRFLYCEVMLENLTLLSSLGCWYGAEAEKAAPEQGVSVGAPQVRTPKPGSSTQNAQPSETCDPLLKDILHLAEQNRTQTERKIHICESEPYQPQKQIEKNLSRRDNWKFSFLKNHGVHMAERALTCREEWKELPATSRLLQHQVSHCGWKPDRETEGKEALQSGLSDYVCSQCGKAFRYKHSMLEHHKSHRGERPYECSKCGKFFRYNANFVKHQRIHSGERTYECRECGKSFMYNYRLMRHKRVHTGERPYECDICGKFFRYSSTFFRHQRVHTGERPYECSECGKFFMDSSTLIKHQRVHTGERPYKCSECGKFFRYNSTLIRHQRLHTGERPYECSICGEFFRYNSNLIKHWRNHTGERPYKCSECGKSFRYHCRLIRHQRVHTGERPYECSQCGKFFRYNSNLIKHWRNHTGERPYECSECGKAFSHKHILVEHQKIHTGERPYECSECQKAFIRKSHLVHHQKIHSEERLVCPVGVGLSLSTAPALLNIRNFTMKKIYH is encoded by the exons ATGACCTCCCTCTTCCCTCAGGGTCCCCTGGCAATGGCAGAAATGAACCCTGCACAG GGTCGTGTGGTCTTTGAGGACGTGGCCATATATTTCTCCCAGGAAGAGTGGGGGCACCTTGATGAGGCTCAGAGATTCCTGTACTGTGAGGTGATGCTGGAGAATTTGACACTTTTGTCCTCACTAG GTTGTTGGTATGGAGCCGAGGCTGAGAAGGCAGCTCCTGAGCAAGGTGTTTCTGTAGGAGCACCACAGGTCAGGACTCCAAAGCCAGGTTCATCCACCCAGAATGCCCAGCCTAGTGAGACATGTGACCCGCTCTTGAAAGATATTCTGCACCTGGCTGAACAAAATAGAACACAAACTGAACGAAAGATACATATTTGTGAGTCAGAGCCTTACCAGCCCCAAAAGCAGATTGAAAAGAATCTTTCCAGAAGGGACAattggaaattttcatttttgaagaacCACGGAGTTCACATGGCAGAGAGGGCCCTCACATGCAGGGAAGAGTGGAAAGAATTGCCAGCCACCTCACGCCTTCTCCAGCACCAAGTCTCTCACTGTGGGTGGAAGccagacagggaaactgagggcAAGGAAGCCCTTCAGAGTGGACTCAGTGATTACGTATGCAgtcaatgtgggaaagccttcagatACAAACATTCAATGCTTGAGCACCACAAAAGCCACAGAGGAGAAAGGCCTTATGAGTGCAGCAAATGTGGGAAATTCTTTAGGTACAATGCCAACTTTGTAAAACATCAGAGGATTCACAGTGGAGAAAGGACTTACGAATGTAGAGAGTGTGGAAAATCCTTTATGTACAACTATAGACTCATGAGACATAAGAGGGTTCACACTGGAGAAAGGCCTTATGAGTGTGACATTTGTGGGAAATTCTTTAGGTACAGTTCCACATTTTTTAGACATCAAAGAGTTCACACTGGAGAAAGGCCTTATGAATGCAGTGAATGTGGGAAATTCTTTATGGACAGCTCCACACTCATTAAACACCAGAGAGTTCACACTGGGGAAAGGCCTTACAAGTGCAGTGAATGTGGGAAATTCTTTAGGTACAACTCCACACTCATTAGACATCAGAGACTTCACACTGGAGAAAGGCCTTATGAGTGTAGCATATGTGGGGAATTCTTTAGGTACAACTCTAACCTCATTAAACATTGGAGAAATCACACTGGAGAAAGGCCTTATAAGTGCAGTGAATGTGGGAAATCCTTTAGGTACCACTGCAGACTCATTAGACACCAGAGAGTTCACACTGGAGAAAGGCCTTACGAGTGCAGTCAATGTGGAAAATTCTTTAGGTACAACTCCAACCTCATTAAACATTGGAGAAATCATACTGGAGAAAGGCCTTACGAATGcagtgaatgtgggaaagcctttagcCACAAACATATACTTGTTGAGCACCAGAAAATCCACACTGGAGAAAGACCTTATGAATGCAGTGAGTGCCAGAAGGCCTTCATTAGGAAATCCCATCTGGTTCACCACCAGAAAATCCACAGTGAAGAGAGGCTTGTCTGTCCTGTAGGTGTGGGTCTTTCTTTAAGTACAGCTCCAGCTttattaaacattagaaatttcACAATGAAGAAAATTTACCATTGA
- the LOC101977433 gene encoding uncharacterized protein LOC101977433 isoform X3 has translation MAEMNPAQGRVVFEDVAIYFSQEEWGHLDEAQRFLYCEVMLENLTLLSSLGCWYGAEAEKAAPEQGVSVGAPQVRTPKPGSSTQNAQPSETCDPLLKDILHLAEQNRTQTERKIHICESEPYQPQKQIEKNLSRRDNWKFSFLKNHGVHMAERALTCREEWKELPATSRLLQHQVSHCGWKPDRETEGKEALQSGLSDYVCSQCGKAFRYKHSMLEHHKSHRGERPYECSKCGKFFRYNANFVKHQRIHSGERTYECRECGKSFMYNYRLMRHKRVHTGERPYECDICGKFFRYSSTFFRHQRVHTGERPYECSECGKFFMDSSTLIKHQRVHTGERPYKCSECGKFFRYNSTLIRHQRLHTGERPYECSICGEFFRYNSNLIKHWRNHTGERPYKCSECGKSFRYHCRLIRHQRVHTGERPYECSQCGKFFRYNSNLIKHWRNHTGERPYECSECGKAFSHKHILVEHQKIHTGERPYECSECQKAFIRKSHLVHHQKIHSEERLVCPVGVGLSLSTAPALLNIRNFTMKKIYH, from the exons ATGGCAGAAATGAACCCTGCACAG GGTCGTGTGGTCTTTGAGGACGTGGCCATATATTTCTCCCAGGAAGAGTGGGGGCACCTTGATGAGGCTCAGAGATTCCTGTACTGTGAGGTGATGCTGGAGAATTTGACACTTTTGTCCTCACTAG GTTGTTGGTATGGAGCCGAGGCTGAGAAGGCAGCTCCTGAGCAAGGTGTTTCTGTAGGAGCACCACAGGTCAGGACTCCAAAGCCAGGTTCATCCACCCAGAATGCCCAGCCTAGTGAGACATGTGACCCGCTCTTGAAAGATATTCTGCACCTGGCTGAACAAAATAGAACACAAACTGAACGAAAGATACATATTTGTGAGTCAGAGCCTTACCAGCCCCAAAAGCAGATTGAAAAGAATCTTTCCAGAAGGGACAattggaaattttcatttttgaagaacCACGGAGTTCACATGGCAGAGAGGGCCCTCACATGCAGGGAAGAGTGGAAAGAATTGCCAGCCACCTCACGCCTTCTCCAGCACCAAGTCTCTCACTGTGGGTGGAAGccagacagggaaactgagggcAAGGAAGCCCTTCAGAGTGGACTCAGTGATTACGTATGCAgtcaatgtgggaaagccttcagatACAAACATTCAATGCTTGAGCACCACAAAAGCCACAGAGGAGAAAGGCCTTATGAGTGCAGCAAATGTGGGAAATTCTTTAGGTACAATGCCAACTTTGTAAAACATCAGAGGATTCACAGTGGAGAAAGGACTTACGAATGTAGAGAGTGTGGAAAATCCTTTATGTACAACTATAGACTCATGAGACATAAGAGGGTTCACACTGGAGAAAGGCCTTATGAGTGTGACATTTGTGGGAAATTCTTTAGGTACAGTTCCACATTTTTTAGACATCAAAGAGTTCACACTGGAGAAAGGCCTTATGAATGCAGTGAATGTGGGAAATTCTTTATGGACAGCTCCACACTCATTAAACACCAGAGAGTTCACACTGGGGAAAGGCCTTACAAGTGCAGTGAATGTGGGAAATTCTTTAGGTACAACTCCACACTCATTAGACATCAGAGACTTCACACTGGAGAAAGGCCTTATGAGTGTAGCATATGTGGGGAATTCTTTAGGTACAACTCTAACCTCATTAAACATTGGAGAAATCACACTGGAGAAAGGCCTTATAAGTGCAGTGAATGTGGGAAATCCTTTAGGTACCACTGCAGACTCATTAGACACCAGAGAGTTCACACTGGAGAAAGGCCTTACGAGTGCAGTCAATGTGGAAAATTCTTTAGGTACAACTCCAACCTCATTAAACATTGGAGAAATCATACTGGAGAAAGGCCTTACGAATGcagtgaatgtgggaaagcctttagcCACAAACATATACTTGTTGAGCACCAGAAAATCCACACTGGAGAAAGACCTTATGAATGCAGTGAGTGCCAGAAGGCCTTCATTAGGAAATCCCATCTGGTTCACCACCAGAAAATCCACAGTGAAGAGAGGCTTGTCTGTCCTGTAGGTGTGGGTCTTTCTTTAAGTACAGCTCCAGCTttattaaacattagaaatttcACAATGAAGAAAATTTACCATTGA